The Pseudomonas entomophila genome segment GAACCTGTCGTTCGAGCTCAAGGATGAAAGCACGATGATGGGCTATGTCCTGGACGACAAGATGAAACCCGAGGCGGCGGCCAAGAAGTGGCTCAAGGAAAACCCCGGCAAGCTGGACGCCTGGCTGGCCGGCGTGACCACCGTGGATGGCAAGCCCGGCCTCGAGGCGGCCAAGGCCAAACTGACGCAATAACGCAAGACGCAATGGCAACACCGCGGGGCGGGACCGTGCCCGCCCCGGACTGATTTCAATCTTTGCAGGTGGAAGCTCGCTATCATGCTTATCGATCAGAAAATACCCTTGGGGCAGTACATCGCCTCATTCGTCGAATGGTTGACCCAGAACGGCGCCAGCTACTTCGACGCTATCGCCCAGGGCCTGGAGTTCATGATCCATGGCGTCACCAGCGCCCTGACCTGGTTCAACCCGTTCGTGCTCATCGCCCTGTTCGCCGCCCTCGCGCACCTGATCCAGCGCAAGTGGGCACTCACCGTATTCGTCGCCCTGTCGTTCCTGCTCATCCTCAACCTGGGCTACTGGCAGGAAACCATGGAAACCCTGGCGCAGGTGACTTTCGCCACGGTGGTGTGCGTAGTCATCGGCGTGCCGCTGGGCATCGCCGCCGCGCACAAACCGATGTTCTACACCGCCATGCGTCCGGTGCTCGACCTGATGCAGACCGTGCCCACCTTCGTCTACCTGATCCCCACGCTCACGCTATTCGGCCTGGGTGTGGTGCCGGGGCTGATCTCCACGGTGGTGTTCGCCATCGCCGCGCCCATTCGCCTGACATACCTCGGCATCTGCGACGTGCCACAAGAGCTGCTCGACGCCGGCAAGGCTTTCGGCTGCTCACGCCGCCAACTGCTGACCCGCATCGAACTGCCCCACGCCATGCCAAGCATCGCCGCCGGCATCACGCAGTGCATCATGCTGTCGCTGTCGATGGTGGTGATCGCCGCCCTGGTGGGCGCCGACGGCCTGGGCAAACCTGTGGTCAACGCACTGAACACCGCCGATATTTCCCTGGGCTTCGAAGCGGGCCTGGCCATCGTGCTGCTGGCGATCATGCTCGACCGAATCTGCAAGCAACCGGAACTGCCGGTAAGGGGTGAGGCATGAGCATCATTCGTTTCGAAGACGTCGACGTCATCTTCTCCAGCAAGCCGCGCGAGGCGCTGTCGCTGCTCGACCAGGGCAAGACCCGCGAGCAGATCCTCAAGCAGACGGGCCTGGTGGTCGGTGTCGAAAAGGCCAACCTGGACATCAACAAAGGCGAGATCTGCGTGCTGATGGGCCTGTCCGGCTCCGGCAAGTCCAGCCTGCTGCGTTGCATCAACGGCCTCAACACCGTCAGCCGCGGCAAGCTGTTCGTCGAGCATGAAGGCAAGCACATCGATATTGCCCACTGCACCCCGGCCGAGCTGAAGATGATGCGCACCAAGCGCATCGCCATGGTGTTCCAGAAGTTCGCCCTGATGCCCTGGCTGACCGTGCGCGAGAACATCAGCTTCGGCCTGGAAATGCAGGGCCGCCCGGAGAAGGAACGGCGCAAGCTGGTCGACGAGAAACTCGAGCTGGTGGGCCTGACCCAGTGGCGCAACAAGAAGCCCGACGAGCTCTCCGGGGGCATGCAACAGCGCGTGGGCCTGGCCCGGGCGCTGGCGATGGACGCCGACATCCTGCTGATGGACGAGCCGTTCTCGGCCCTCGACCCGCTGATCCGCCAGGGCCTGCAAGACGAGCTGCTGGCCCTGCAGAGCAAACTGAGCAAGACCATCGTGTTCGTCAGCCACGACCTGGACGAGGCCCTGAAGCTGGGCAGCCGCATCGCGATCATGAAGGACGGGCGGATCATCCAGTACAGCAAGCCGGAAGACATCGTGCTCAACCCGGCCGACGAGTACGTGCGCACCTTCGTCGCCCACACCAACCCGCTCAACGTGCTGTGCGGCCGCAGCCTGATGCGCAGCCTGGACAACTGCAGGCGGGTCAATGGCTCGGTGTGCCTGGACCCAGGTATCGACTCCTGGCTGGACCTTGGCGAAGGCAACTCGATCAAGCGCGCCCGCCAGGGCCAGAACGGGCTGGACATGCAGAATTGGGCGCCAGGGCAGGACGTGGAGCTGCTGGAGCGCAGGCCGACCGTTGTGCACGCCGATATCGGCATGCGCGAGGCGCTGCGTATTCGTTACCAGACCGGCAACAAGCTGGTGTTGCAGGATAACGACAAGGTGGTGGGGATTCTCGGGGATACCGAGCTTTACCATGCCTTGTTGGGCAAGAATCACGGGTGATTCAATTGGGGCCGCCTTGCGGCCCATCGCGGCTGAAGCCGCTCCTACAGGAGACGTGTGAGCCTTGTAGGAGCGGCTTCAGCCGCGATGGGCTGCAAAGCAGCCCCAATCTTGGTTCAGCGTACGACAATCCCACGCGAAGCCATGTAGGCCTTCGCTTCCGGCACCGTGTACTCGCCGAAGTGGAAAATGCTCGCCGCCAGCACCGCGCTGGCATGCCCTTCCAGAATCCCGTCAGCCAGGTGCTGCAGGTTACCCACACCACCTGAGGCGATCACCGGAATCCCCAGCGCATCGCTGATCGCCCGGGTAACCCCCAGGTCGAAGCCGTTCTTCATGCCATCCTGGTCCATGCTGGTGAGCAGGATCTCACCGGCCCCCAACCCTTCCATCTTCTTCGCCCACTCCACCGCATCCAGCCCGGTGGGCTTGCGCCCGCCATGGGTGAAGATCTCCCAGCGCGGCGTTTCACCCGGGCCGGAGACTTTCTTGGCGTCGATGGCGACGACAATGCACTGCGAACCGAAACGGTCCGCCGCCTCGCCCACGAATTCCGGGTTGAACACCGCCGCAGTGTTGATCGACACCTTGTCGGCACCGGCATTGAGCAGGTTGCGGATGTCCTGCACGGTGCGCACGCCACCGCCCACGGTCAGCGGGATGAACACCTGGCTGGCCATGCGTTCGACGGTATGCAGGGTGGTATCACGGCCATCGACACTGGCGGTGATATCCAGGAAGGTGATCTCGTCGGCGCCCTGCTCGTTGTAGCGACGGGCGATCTCCACCGGGTCGCCGGCATCGCGGATGTTCTCGAACTTGACGCCCTTGACCACCCGGCCGTTGTCCACGTCCAGGCAAGGGATGATGCGCTTGGCCAGTGCCATGGTCGTTCCTCAGCCTTTGTAGTTGTCGCAGAAGGCCTGGGCCTCGGCGACGTCGAGGGTGCCTTCGTAGATGGCGCGGCCGGTGATGGCACCGATGATGCCAGGGGCTTTCGCCTCCAGCAGGGCCTTGATGTCACCCAGGTTGTGGATGCCGCCCGAGGCGATCACCGGGATCGAAGTGGCTTCGGCCAGCGCCTTGGTGAAGGGCACGTTGCAGCCCTGCATCATGCCGTCCTTGGCGATGTCGGTGTAGACGATCGCCGAGACACCATCGGCCTCGAACCGCTTGGCCAGGTCGATGACCTGCACCGAGCTCACCTCGGCCCAGCCGTCGGTGGCGACGAAGCCGTCTTTCGCATCCAGGCCGACGATGACCTTGCCCGGGAAGGCCTTGCACGCTTCGGCGACGAACTCAGGCTGCTTGACCGCCTTGGTGCCGATGATCACATGGCTGACGCCCGCCTTGACGTAGTGCTCGATGGTTTCCAGCGAGCGGATGCCGCCGCCGATCTGGATCGGCAGGTTCGGGTAGCGCCTGGCGATGGCGGTGACCACTTCACCGTTGACCGGCTGGCCTTCGAAGGCGCCGTTCAGGTCGACCAGGTGCAGGCGGCGGCAGCCACCCTCGACCCATTTGGCGGCCATGCTCACCGGGTCGTCGGAGAATACCGTGGAGTCTTCCATGCGGCCTTGGCGCAGACGTACGCAGGCACCGTCCTTGAGATCGATAGCGGGGATAATCAGCATCTTGATGACCTGTCTTGTTCGTTGAGTTCAGGGCTTCTCGAGCGCCCACAGGTCGCTTTCGATGCTCTCGAACCGCTCCTTGAGGTGCAGCTGAACATCGGCGATCGCCCTGTTGTAGTAATACGGAGCCACTTCCCTGGAAAACAGCTCGAGGACCTCGGCCACCTCGAACGACCCCAGCTCCAGCTCGAAACGGTCTTCGAGGAAGCGCTTGAGCGTGTCGAGCGCCTCGCGCTCCTGCTCGGGGGCCAGCGTGATGATCGGGGCCTTGGCCTTCGACCGGCTCATTTACCAGCGCCCGTCCCAGGCGACGAAGTTCTGCAGCAGCTGCAGGCCGTGGGTGTGGCTCTTCTCCGGGTGGAACTGCACGGCAAAGCGCGAACCGTCGGCCAATGCGGCGGCGAAGTCGACGCCATAATGGCCGCGACCGACCACCTGGCCAGGTTTGCCGGCATTGATGTAGTAGCTGTGCACGAAGTAGAAGCGTGCGCGATCAGGGATGTCGTGCCACAGCGGGTGGTCGATGGTCTGGCTGACCTCGTTCCAGCCCATGTGCGGCACTTTCAGGTGCTCGCCGTCTTCCTTCAGGTCTTTGCCAAAGAAGCGTACCTGGCCGGGGAACAGGCCGATGCAATCGACACCGTCGTTCTCCTCGCTGTGGTCGAGCAGCGCCTGCATGCCCACGCAGATGCCGAGGAACGGGCGGTCCTGGCTGACTTCGCGCACCAGGCTGTCGAAGCCCAGGCGGCGGATCTCGGCCATGCAGTCGCGGATCGCGCCGACGCCCGGGAACACCACGCGGTCGGCTTCACGAATCACCGCGGCATCGCTGGTCACCAGCACCTTGCCGGCGCCCACATGCTCCAGGGCCTTGGCCACCGAGTGCAGGTTGCCCATGCCATAGTCGATTACGGCTACCGTCTGCATTTACAGGCACCCTTTGGTGGAAGGCATCTGCCCAGCCATGCGCGCGTCTTGCTCGATGGCCATGCGCAGCGCGCGGCCGAAGGCCTTGAACACGGTCTCGATCTGGTGGTGAGTGTTGTGGCCACGCAGGTTGTCGATGTGCAGGGTCACCAGGGCGTGGTTGACGAAACCCTGGAAGAACTCCTGGAACAGGTCGACATCGAAGCCACCGACGCTGGCGCGGGTGTACGGCACGTGCATCTGCAAGCCCGGGCGGCCAGAGAAGTCGATGACCACTCGCGACAGGGCCTCGTCCAGCGGCACATAGGCGTGACCGTAGCGGTAGATGCCTTTCTTGTCGCCAATGGCCTGGGCGAAGGCCTGGCCGAGGGTGATGCCGACGTCCTCGACAGTGTGATGGTCATCGATATGCAGGTCGCCCTTGCATTCGATGTCCAGATCGATCAGCCCATGCCGGGCGATCTGGTCGAGCATGTGTTCAAGGAAAGGCACGCCGATATCGAATCGGGCCTTGCCGCTGCCATCGAGGTTGATCGAGCACTTGACCTGGGTTTCCAGGGTATTGCGCTCGACGGAAGCCTTACGTTCGACCATCACCAGCTCCGCAAAATCATTGGGCGAAAAGGGTTCCATTATAGGCCCAGAATGCGCCGGCTTGAAACGCGGATGACATATGGCGGAGCACGCATTTACGGGGGTTGGACAGGCCTACAGGTCTATACAACCAGCCCTTTCGCCGGCTGCCGGCTCCTGCGGACATCGCACCCGTAGGAGCCGGCTTGCCGGCGAACAGCCTCACACATCAATCAATGAAACAGCACCGCCGTCTTCTGCAAGGTGATCCACACCCCCCAGGCCAGCGGAATCACCACCACGGCCCAGGCCAGCAGCACCAGCGGCAGGCTGCCCGGCGCCGCATGCCACTCCAGCGCACGGGCAGAATCCGCGCCCTTGTCGTGGCTCAAGGCCCGCTCGGCGGCCAATTCGGCATCGGTCATGAAGTACTTGTCCGCCACCGGCCGCACCAGCATGTTGCAGATAAAGCCCAGCACCAGCAGGCCGGCCAGGATGTACAGGGTCATGTCGTAGGCCGCGGCGCGCTCCACACCCGCCGCCAGCTGAGCCTCGCGCAGGTAGGTGATCAACACCGGCCCCAGCACGCCGGCCGCCGCCCAGGCAGTCAGCAGGCGACCATGAATGGCGCCGACCATTTGCGTGCCGAACAGGTCGGCCAGGTACGCCGGCACGGTGGCAAAGCCGCCGCCGTACATCGACAGGATGATGCAGAACGCGGCCACGAACAGCGCCACGTTGCCGATATGCCCCATGTTCGGTACCAGGCTGTACAGCCCCACGCCCAGGGCGAAGAAAGCGAAATAGGTGTTCTTGCGGCCAATGTAGTCGGAGAACGACGCCCAGAAGAACCGCCCGCCGATGTTGAACAGGCTGAGCAGGCCGGTGAAGCCTGCGGCGATGGCGGCAATCTGCGCCAGTTGCCCGGCGTTCAGCTCACCGAAGGTCAGCTCGTTGCCCAGCAACTTACCGGCAAACACCTCCTGCAGCAGCGGCGATGCCATGCCCAGGATACCGATACCCGCCGAGACGTTCAGGCACAGCACCAGCCACACCAGCGCGAACTGCGGCGTCTTCCAGGCCACGCTGACATGCACGTGA includes the following:
- the choW gene encoding choline ABC transporter permease subunit; this encodes MMLIDQKIPLGQYIASFVEWLTQNGASYFDAIAQGLEFMIHGVTSALTWFNPFVLIALFAALAHLIQRKWALTVFVALSFLLILNLGYWQETMETLAQVTFATVVCVVIGVPLGIAAAHKPMFYTAMRPVLDLMQTVPTFVYLIPTLTLFGLGVVPGLISTVVFAIAAPIRLTYLGICDVPQELLDAGKAFGCSRRQLLTRIELPHAMPSIAAGITQCIMLSLSMVVIAALVGADGLGKPVVNALNTADISLGFEAGLAIVLLAIMLDRICKQPELPVRGEA
- the choV gene encoding choline ABC transporter ATP-binding protein, coding for MSIIRFEDVDVIFSSKPREALSLLDQGKTREQILKQTGLVVGVEKANLDINKGEICVLMGLSGSGKSSLLRCINGLNTVSRGKLFVEHEGKHIDIAHCTPAELKMMRTKRIAMVFQKFALMPWLTVRENISFGLEMQGRPEKERRKLVDEKLELVGLTQWRNKKPDELSGGMQQRVGLARALAMDADILLMDEPFSALDPLIRQGLQDELLALQSKLSKTIVFVSHDLDEALKLGSRIAIMKDGRIIQYSKPEDIVLNPADEYVRTFVAHTNPLNVLCGRSLMRSLDNCRRVNGSVCLDPGIDSWLDLGEGNSIKRARQGQNGLDMQNWAPGQDVELLERRPTVVHADIGMREALRIRYQTGNKLVLQDNDKVVGILGDTELYHALLGKNHG
- the hisF gene encoding imidazole glycerol phosphate synthase subunit HisF, with amino-acid sequence MALAKRIIPCLDVDNGRVVKGVKFENIRDAGDPVEIARRYNEQGADEITFLDITASVDGRDTTLHTVERMASQVFIPLTVGGGVRTVQDIRNLLNAGADKVSINTAAVFNPEFVGEAADRFGSQCIVVAIDAKKVSGPGETPRWEIFTHGGRKPTGLDAVEWAKKMEGLGAGEILLTSMDQDGMKNGFDLGVTRAISDALGIPVIASGGVGNLQHLADGILEGHASAVLAASIFHFGEYTVPEAKAYMASRGIVVR
- the hisA gene encoding 1-(5-phosphoribosyl)-5-[(5-phosphoribosylamino)methylideneamino]imidazole-4-carboxamide isomerase is translated as MLIIPAIDLKDGACVRLRQGRMEDSTVFSDDPVSMAAKWVEGGCRRLHLVDLNGAFEGQPVNGEVVTAIARRYPNLPIQIGGGIRSLETIEHYVKAGVSHVIIGTKAVKQPEFVAEACKAFPGKVIVGLDAKDGFVATDGWAEVSSVQVIDLAKRFEADGVSAIVYTDIAKDGMMQGCNVPFTKALAEATSIPVIASGGIHNLGDIKALLEAKAPGIIGAITGRAIYEGTLDVAEAQAFCDNYKG
- a CDS encoding DUF2164 domain-containing protein → MSRSKAKAPIITLAPEQEREALDTLKRFLEDRFELELGSFEVAEVLELFSREVAPYYYNRAIADVQLHLKERFESIESDLWALEKP
- the hisH gene encoding imidazole glycerol phosphate synthase subunit HisH; protein product: MQTVAVIDYGMGNLHSVAKALEHVGAGKVLVTSDAAVIREADRVVFPGVGAIRDCMAEIRRLGFDSLVREVSQDRPFLGICVGMQALLDHSEENDGVDCIGLFPGQVRFFGKDLKEDGEHLKVPHMGWNEVSQTIDHPLWHDIPDRARFYFVHSYYINAGKPGQVVGRGHYGVDFAAALADGSRFAVQFHPEKSHTHGLQLLQNFVAWDGRW
- the hisB gene encoding imidazoleglycerol-phosphate dehydratase HisB, whose amino-acid sequence is MVERKASVERNTLETQVKCSINLDGSGKARFDIGVPFLEHMLDQIARHGLIDLDIECKGDLHIDDHHTVEDVGITLGQAFAQAIGDKKGIYRYGHAYVPLDEALSRVVIDFSGRPGLQMHVPYTRASVGGFDVDLFQEFFQGFVNHALVTLHIDNLRGHNTHHQIETVFKAFGRALRMAIEQDARMAGQMPSTKGCL
- a CDS encoding OFA family MFS transporter, with the protein product MNSSITAGVAASAPGFLSKERIIARPGFNRWLVPPAALAIHLCIGMAYGFSVFWLPLSQALGVSAPVACAADMGFVARLFSAECDWPISMLSWIYTLFFVFLGCSAAVLGGWLEHAGPRKAGLVSALCWCGGLLISAIGVKTHQLWLMWLGSGVIGGIGLGLGYISPVSTLIKWFPDKRGMATGMAIMGFGGGAMVGAPLATALMGHFSSPTEVGVWQSFVAMAAIYFVFMTGGALAYRVPPTGWKPEGWTAPAKKANAMVTDRHVHVSVAWKTPQFALVWLVLCLNVSAGIGILGMASPLLQEVFAGKLLGNELTFGELNAGQLAQIAAIAAGFTGLLSLFNIGGRFFWASFSDYIGRKNTYFAFFALGVGLYSLVPNMGHIGNVALFVAAFCIILSMYGGGFATVPAYLADLFGTQMVGAIHGRLLTAWAAAGVLGPVLITYLREAQLAAGVERAAAYDMTLYILAGLLVLGFICNMLVRPVADKYFMTDAELAAERALSHDKGADSARALEWHAAPGSLPLVLLAWAVVVIPLAWGVWITLQKTAVLFH